A window of the Cynocephalus volans isolate mCynVol1 chromosome 10, mCynVol1.pri, whole genome shotgun sequence genome harbors these coding sequences:
- the GRAMD1A gene encoding protein Aster-A isoform X3, whose amino-acid sequence MFDTTPHSGRSTPSSSPSLRKRLQLLPPSRPPPEPEPSTMVEKGSDSSSEKGGVPGTPSTQSLGSRNFIRNSKKMQSWYSMLSPTYKQRNEDFRKLFNKLPEAERLIVDYSCALQREILLQGRLYLSENWICFYSNIFRWETTISIQLKEVTCLKKEKTAKLIPNAIQICTESEKHFFTSFGARDRCFLLIFRLWQNALLEKTLSPRELWHLVHQCYGSELGLTSEDEDYVCPLQLNGLGSPKEVGDVIALSDITPSGAADHSQEPSPVGSRRGRITPNLSRASSDADHGVEEDKEEQTDSQPDASSSQTVTPVAEPPSTEPTPPDGPTSLGPLDLLPSEELLTDTSNSSSSTGEEADLAALLPDLSGRLLINSVFHVSAERLQQMLFSDSPFLQGFLQQCKFTDVTLSPWSGDSKCHQRRVLTYTIPISNPLGPKSASVVETQTLFRRGPQAGGCVVDSEVLTQGIPYQDYFYTAHRYCILGLARNKARLRVSSEIRYRKQPWSLVKSLIEKNSWSGIEDYFHHLERELSKAEKLSLEEGGKDARGLLSGLRRRKRPLSWRGHGDGPQYPDPDPCARAGMHTSGSLNSRFSEPSVDQGPGAGIPNALVLISIVLIVLIALNILLFYRLWSLERTAHTFESWHSLALAKDKFPQTATEWAEILALQKQFHSVEVHRWRQILRASVELLDEMKFSLEKLHQGITVSDPPFDAQPRPDDNFS is encoded by the exons ATGTTCGA CACCACCCCTCATTCTGGCCGGAGCACGCCAAGCAGCTCCCCATCTCTCCGTAAGCGGCTGCAACTCTTGCCCCCAAGTCGGCCCCCGCCTGAGCCAGAACCAAGCACCATGGTGGAGAAGGGGTCAGATAGCTCCTCAGAGAAGGGTGGAGTGCCTGGGACCCCCAGCACCCAGAGCCTGGGTAGCCGGAACTTCATCCGCAATAGCAAG AAGATGCAGAGCTGGTACAGT ATGCTGAGCCCCACGTACAAACAGCGTAATGAGGACTTCCGGAAACTGTTTAACAAACTCCCTGAAGCTGAACGCCTCATCGTGG ATTACTCCTGCGCCCTGCAGCGCGAGATCCTCCTTCAGGGCCGCCTCTATCTCTCCGAGAACTGGATCTGCTTCTACAGCAACATCTTCCGCTGGGAGACAACA ATTTCCATCCAGTTGAAGGAAGTGACGTGTCTGAAGAAGGAAAAGACGGCCAAGCTGATCCCCAACGCCATCCAGATCTGTACAGAGAGCGAGAAG CATTTCTTCACCTCCTTTGGGGCCCGTGACCGCTGCTTCCTCCTCATCTTCCGCCTCTGGCAGAATGCGCTCCTTGAAAAG ACGCTGAGTCCCCGCGAGCTCTGGCACCTGGTGCATCAGTGCTACGGCTCGGAGCTGGGCCTCACCAGCGAGGACGAGGACTATGTCTGCCCCTTGCAGCTGAATGGTCTGGG GAGCCCCAAGGAGGTGGGAGATGTGATCGCCCTGAGTGACATCACCCCTTCGGGGGCTGCCGACCACAGCCAGGAGCCGAGCCCGGTGGGTTCGCGCCGTGGCCGCATCACCCCCAACCTTTCCCGCGCCAGCAGCGATGCAGACCATGGG GTAGAGGAGGACAAGGAGGAGCAGACAGACAGCCAGCCAGATGCCTCCTCCAGCCAGACTGTGACCCCAGTGGCTGAACCCCCCAGCACGGAGCCCACCCCGCCTGACGGGCCCACCTCTCTGGGCCCCTTGGACCTGCTGCCCAGTGAGGAGCTGTTGACAGACACGAGTAACTCCTCTTCGTCCACGGGGGAGGAAG CTGATCTGGCTGCTCTGCTTCCTGACCTCTCTGGCCGTCTCCTCATCAACTCCGTCTTCCATGTGAGCGCCGAGCGGCTCCAGCAGATGCTCTTCTCAGACTCGCCCTTCCTACAGGGCTTCCTACAGCAGTGCAAGTTCACAG acgTGACCTTGAGCCCCTGGAGCGGGGACAGCAAGTGCCACCAGCGCCGAGTGCTGACATACACCATTCCCATCAGCAACCCGCTGGGCCCCAAGAGCGCCTCAGTGGTGGAGACACAG ACACTGTTCCGGCGTGGCCCACAGGCAGGCGGGTGTGTGGTAGACTCAGAAGTGCTGACGCAAGGCATCCCTTACCAGGACTACTTCTACACTGCCCACCGCTACTGCATCCTGGGCCTGGCTCGGAACAAGGCCCGACTCCG TGTGTCCTCTGAGATCCGCTACCGGAAGCAGCCCTGGAGCCTCGTGAAGTCTCTCATTGAGAAGAACTCGTGGAGTGGCATTGAGGATTATTTCCACCACCTGG AGCGAGAGCTGTCCAAAGCTGAGAAGCTGTCTCTGGAGGAAGGCGGGAAGGATGCCCGGGGGCTGCTGTCAGGCCTGCGGAGGCGGAAGCGGCCCCTGAGCTGGAGAGGTCATGGGGATGGGCCTCAGTACCCAGACCCTGACCCCTGCGCCCGGGCTGGCATGCACACCTCTG GCTCCCTCAACTCCCGCTTCTCAGAACCGTCCGTGGACCAGGGCCCTGGGGCAGGCATCCCCAACGCCCTGGTTCTCATCAGCATTGT CCTCATTGTCCTCATCGCCCTCAACATACTCCTCTTTTACCGCCTCTGGTCCCTGGAGAGAACAGCCCACACCTTCGAGTCCTGGCACAGTCTGGCCCTGGCCAAGGA CAAGTTCCCGCAGACCGCCACAGAGTGGGCCGAGATCCTGGCCCTGCAGAAGCAGTTCCACAGCGTGGAGGTGCACAGGTGGAGGCAGATCCTGCGGGCTTCTGTGGAGCTCCTGGACGAG ATGAAGTTCTCGCTGGAGAAGCTGCATCAAGGCATCACGGTCTCAGACCCTCCCTTTGACGCCCAGCCACGGCCTGACGACAACTTCTCCTGA
- the GRAMD1A gene encoding protein Aster-A isoform X4: MVEKGSDSSSEKGGVPGTPSTQSLGSRNFIRNSKKMQSWYSMLSPTYKQRNEDFRKLFNKLPEAERLIVDYSCALQREILLQGRLYLSENWICFYSNIFRWETTISIQLKEVTCLKKEKTAKLIPNAIQICTESEKHFFTSFGARDRCFLLIFRLWQNALLEKTLSPRELWHLVHQCYGSELGLTSEDEDYVCPLQLNGLGSPKEVGDVIALSDITPSGAADHSQEPSPVGSRRGRITPNLSRASSDADHGVEEDKEEQTDSQPDASSSQTVTPVAEPPSTEPTPPDGPTSLGPLDLLPSEELLTDTSNSSSSTGEEADLAALLPDLSGRLLINSVFHVSAERLQQMLFSDSPFLQGFLQQCKFTDVTLSPWSGDSKCHQRRVLTYTIPISNPLGPKSASVVETQTLFRRGPQAGGCVVDSEVLTQGIPYQDYFYTAHRYCILGLARNKARLRVSSEIRYRKQPWSLVKSLIEKNSWSGIEDYFHHLERELSKAEKLSLEEGGKDARGLLSGLRRRKRPLSWRGHGDGPQYPDPDPCARAGMHTSGSLNSRFSEPSVDQGPGAGIPNALVLISIVLIVLIALNILLFYRLWSLERTAHTFESWHSLALAKDKFPQTATEWAEILALQKQFHSVEVHRWRQILRASVELLDEMKFSLEKLHQGITVSDPPFDAQPRPDDNFS, translated from the exons ATGGTGGAGAAGGGGTCAGATAGCTCCTCAGAGAAGGGTGGAGTGCCTGGGACCCCCAGCACCCAGAGCCTGGGTAGCCGGAACTTCATCCGCAATAGCAAG AAGATGCAGAGCTGGTACAGT ATGCTGAGCCCCACGTACAAACAGCGTAATGAGGACTTCCGGAAACTGTTTAACAAACTCCCTGAAGCTGAACGCCTCATCGTGG ATTACTCCTGCGCCCTGCAGCGCGAGATCCTCCTTCAGGGCCGCCTCTATCTCTCCGAGAACTGGATCTGCTTCTACAGCAACATCTTCCGCTGGGAGACAACA ATTTCCATCCAGTTGAAGGAAGTGACGTGTCTGAAGAAGGAAAAGACGGCCAAGCTGATCCCCAACGCCATCCAGATCTGTACAGAGAGCGAGAAG CATTTCTTCACCTCCTTTGGGGCCCGTGACCGCTGCTTCCTCCTCATCTTCCGCCTCTGGCAGAATGCGCTCCTTGAAAAG ACGCTGAGTCCCCGCGAGCTCTGGCACCTGGTGCATCAGTGCTACGGCTCGGAGCTGGGCCTCACCAGCGAGGACGAGGACTATGTCTGCCCCTTGCAGCTGAATGGTCTGGG GAGCCCCAAGGAGGTGGGAGATGTGATCGCCCTGAGTGACATCACCCCTTCGGGGGCTGCCGACCACAGCCAGGAGCCGAGCCCGGTGGGTTCGCGCCGTGGCCGCATCACCCCCAACCTTTCCCGCGCCAGCAGCGATGCAGACCATGGG GTAGAGGAGGACAAGGAGGAGCAGACAGACAGCCAGCCAGATGCCTCCTCCAGCCAGACTGTGACCCCAGTGGCTGAACCCCCCAGCACGGAGCCCACCCCGCCTGACGGGCCCACCTCTCTGGGCCCCTTGGACCTGCTGCCCAGTGAGGAGCTGTTGACAGACACGAGTAACTCCTCTTCGTCCACGGGGGAGGAAG CTGATCTGGCTGCTCTGCTTCCTGACCTCTCTGGCCGTCTCCTCATCAACTCCGTCTTCCATGTGAGCGCCGAGCGGCTCCAGCAGATGCTCTTCTCAGACTCGCCCTTCCTACAGGGCTTCCTACAGCAGTGCAAGTTCACAG acgTGACCTTGAGCCCCTGGAGCGGGGACAGCAAGTGCCACCAGCGCCGAGTGCTGACATACACCATTCCCATCAGCAACCCGCTGGGCCCCAAGAGCGCCTCAGTGGTGGAGACACAG ACACTGTTCCGGCGTGGCCCACAGGCAGGCGGGTGTGTGGTAGACTCAGAAGTGCTGACGCAAGGCATCCCTTACCAGGACTACTTCTACACTGCCCACCGCTACTGCATCCTGGGCCTGGCTCGGAACAAGGCCCGACTCCG TGTGTCCTCTGAGATCCGCTACCGGAAGCAGCCCTGGAGCCTCGTGAAGTCTCTCATTGAGAAGAACTCGTGGAGTGGCATTGAGGATTATTTCCACCACCTGG AGCGAGAGCTGTCCAAAGCTGAGAAGCTGTCTCTGGAGGAAGGCGGGAAGGATGCCCGGGGGCTGCTGTCAGGCCTGCGGAGGCGGAAGCGGCCCCTGAGCTGGAGAGGTCATGGGGATGGGCCTCAGTACCCAGACCCTGACCCCTGCGCCCGGGCTGGCATGCACACCTCTG GCTCCCTCAACTCCCGCTTCTCAGAACCGTCCGTGGACCAGGGCCCTGGGGCAGGCATCCCCAACGCCCTGGTTCTCATCAGCATTGT CCTCATTGTCCTCATCGCCCTCAACATACTCCTCTTTTACCGCCTCTGGTCCCTGGAGAGAACAGCCCACACCTTCGAGTCCTGGCACAGTCTGGCCCTGGCCAAGGA CAAGTTCCCGCAGACCGCCACAGAGTGGGCCGAGATCCTGGCCCTGCAGAAGCAGTTCCACAGCGTGGAGGTGCACAGGTGGAGGCAGATCCTGCGGGCTTCTGTGGAGCTCCTGGACGAG ATGAAGTTCTCGCTGGAGAAGCTGCATCAAGGCATCACGGTCTCAGACCCTCCCTTTGACGCCCAGCCACGGCCTGACGACAACTTCTCCTGA